Proteins found in one Amycolatopsis umgeniensis genomic segment:
- a CDS encoding organic hydroperoxide resistance protein: MSETTYTAVATSTAEGRNGGRATSDDGALDVGLAVPKAFGGAGDGTNPEQLFAAGWASCFVGAVRRVAGVKKVPLNDLAVVAEVTLHHDTDAGEFHLSAALHLEATGIDQATADELVQGAHQVCPYSKATRGNVEVTLDATVA, encoded by the coding sequence ATGTCTGAAACCACGTACACCGCCGTCGCCACTTCGACCGCGGAAGGCCGCAACGGCGGCCGGGCGACCTCCGACGACGGCGCCCTCGATGTCGGCCTCGCCGTGCCGAAGGCCTTCGGCGGCGCCGGCGACGGCACCAACCCCGAGCAGCTGTTCGCCGCGGGCTGGGCGTCCTGCTTCGTCGGTGCCGTGCGCCGGGTCGCGGGTGTGAAGAAGGTGCCGCTGAACGACCTCGCCGTCGTCGCCGAGGTGACGCTGCACCACGACACCGACGCGGGCGAGTTCCACCTCAGCGCCGCGCTGCACCTGGAGGCCACCGGCATCGACCAGGCCACCGCCGACGAGCTGGTCCAGGGCGCGCACCAGGTGTGCCCGTACTCCAAGGCGACGCGGGGGAACGTCGAGGTCACGCTGGACGCGACGGTGGCGTGA